CGAGGCCATCGCCCAGGGCGCCACCCTGGTGCGGATCGGCACCGCCCTGTTCGGCGCGCGCCCGCGCCCGGCCTGACTCCCTTTCATACGCACTACCCGGAGATTGCATGAGCGCCATCACACTTACCTTCATCGGCGGCGGCAACATGGCCCGCAGCCTGATCGCCGGGCTGGTCCGCCAGGGCGTTGCGCCCGCGCATATCCACGTGGCCGAGCCGGTCACCGCGCTGCGCGAACAGCTGACCGCCGACTTCGGCGTGAAGACCTACGCCAGCGCCACCGAAGCGGCCGCCCAGGGCGAGGTGTGGGTGCTGGCGGTGAAACCGCAGGTGCTGCGCGATGTATGCGCGTCGCTCGTGCCGCTGGCCGCTGCCAGGCAGCCGCTGGTGGTGTCCATCGCCGCCGGCATCACCAGCGCGCAGCTGGAACGCTGGCTGGGCGGCAGCGCGGCGGTGGTGCGGGCGATGCCCAACACCCCTGCCCTGCTCGGCGCGGGGGTGACCGGGCTGTATGCCACCGCCACGGTGAGCGATGCCCAGCGGACCCAGGCCGATACCGTGCTGGCCAGCGCCGGGCGCACCGTGTGGATCGACGACGAAGCCCGCATGGATGCGGTGACCGCGGTGTCCGGCAGTGGCCCGGCGTATGTATTCCTGCTGGCCGAAGCGATGGAAGCCGCCGCGGTGGCCCAGGGCCTGCCGGCCGAGGCGGCACGCACGCTGGTGGTGCAGACCCTGCTGGGCGCCAGCCGCATGCTCGACGAATCCGGCGACGCCCCGGCCGAACTGCGCCGCCGGGTGACCTCGCCCAACGGCACCACCCAGGCGGCGATTGAATCCTTCCAGGCCGACGGTTTCGAGGCCATCGTCGCGCGCGCGATCGACGCAGCGACCCGGCGCGGCCAGGCGCTGTCGGCCGCGAACGACTGAGACACCGACGGCCGACTGATCACGATACCTCCTCTCCGGGACGGTAGAGCCACCCCATGGGTGGCTGACGGAAACCCCGATCGCAAGGTAGAGCCACCCCACGGGTGGCTGACGGAAACCCCGATCGCAAGGTAGAGCCACCCCATGGGTGGCTGAAGAAAACCCCGATCGCAAGGTAGAGCCACCCCATGGGTGGCTGACGGAAACCGTGATCGCACGACAGCCACCCATGGGGTGGCTCTACCGGTCCAGCTCGACAGCCACCCCGTGGGTGGCTCTACCGGGTCATCCGGTCCAGCAGAAAATCCACGAAGCTGGACAACTTCGGCCGCGGGCGGCGATCCGGCAGGTACACCAGGTGCAGCGGACGCGGTTCGGGCAGGTAGTCGGCCAGCACCGGCTGCAGCCGTCCGCTGGCGATGTCGTCGGCCAGCAGCACCGCCGGCTGCAGGATCAGCCCGGCCCCGGCCAAGGCGGCACGGCGCAGGCCATCACCGTCGTTGCACAGCAGCCGCGAATGCTCCGACCAGTCCTGCTCGGGATGCCCGCGCAGGCGCCAGCCATGCCCCCCGCGCCAGGCCACGTGGGTCAGGCAGTCGTGATCGCGCAGCTCGCCAGGGTGCTGCGGAATGCCCTTGCGTTGCAGGTAGGCCGGCGCGGCGCAGATCTGCATCGCGTACGGCGGCAACGGCCGCGCCACCCATTCGGCCGAGCCGATCCGCCCCATCCGTACCACCGCGTCGAACTGCTCCTCGATCAGGTCCACCCGGCGGTTGCTCAGGTCCAGCTCCACCGTTACCTGCGGGTAGGCGGCCAGGTACTGCGCCACCAGCGGGGCCAGCACGCAGCTGCCCCAGGTGACCGGCGCGCTGATCCGCAGCAACCCCTGGGGCTGGGCCTGCAGGCCGGCCACGCTGGCGTTTGCCTGCTGCACCTGTTCCAGCACACTGCGGCAGCCGGCCAGGTAGTTGCGCCCGGCATCGGTGAGGCTTTGCCGGCGCGTGTTCCGCTGCAGCAGGCGCACGCCCAGGTGCGTTTCCAGCTGCTGGATGTACTTGCCCACCATCACCGACGACACCGCCATGTGCTCGGCGGCGGCATTGAAGCTGCCGTGTTCGACCACGGCCACGAAGGCCTGCATGCAGCGCAAGGTATCCATTGATAACCACTGGTTTGCAATCTGCAAAGCATACGCCGGTTACCGAACTGCCGCCGCGGGCGCAGACTGGCTGCACGTCCTTTCTGGAGCCTCCCGCATGAAGATTCTTCTCGTCGGTGCCAGCGGCACCCTTGGCCAGGCCGTCGCCGCGACCCTGGGCACCCATCACCAGCTGATCCGCGCCGGCCGCCATGGCGGTGACGTGCAGGTGGACCTCACCGACGATGCCAGCGTGCAGGCCCTGTTCGCCCAGGTCGGCACGGTGGACGCGGTGGTGGCCACCACCGGCAAGCTGCATTTCGGCCCGCTGGGATCCATGACGCCGGCGCAGTTCAACGTGGGTTTGCAGGACAAGCTGCTGGGCCAGGTACGGCTGGCGCTGGCGGCCCAGCACCACCTCACGGCGGGCGGCTCGATCACCCTCACCAGCGGCATCGTCAGCACCCAGCCGATCCGCGACGGTGCCAATGCCACCGCGGTGAACGCCGCGCTGGAGGGCTTCGCGCGTGGCGCCGCCTGCGAACTGCTGCCGCGCGGGCTGCGCATCAACGTGGTCAGCCCGAACGTGCTGGTCGAATCCCTGGCCGACTACGGCGCCTACTTCCCCGGCTTTGAAGCGGTCACCGCCCAGCGCGCGTCGCTGGCCTACCAGCGCAGCGTGGAAGGCGTGCAGAGCGGGCAGGTGTTCAACGTATGGTGAGGTGTGGCCGTGGGCGGATGAAGCGTATCGACCAACGGTCGATACCTACCGGCGTCAACGACCGAACGAAACGGTAGCTACCGACCGTTGGTCGGTAGAACGGTAGTGCCGGCCGCTGGCCGGCTCCCCGCGGTGCCAGCCGGTTGGCGTATCGACCAACGGTAGATACGCCAACCGGTTCGTGGTGACGTCACCCGACCACCAGACACCCCGCACGCCCTGTAAGCCCCCTCACCCCCACCGCTGCGGTCCATCGCCCTGGTCGCCCAGCGCATCGCCCGGGTTGGCCAGCCTGCAGCGCTTCAACGACAGGCAGCCGCAGCCGATGCAGTCGGTCAGCTGGTTGCGCAGCAACAACAACTGCTCGATGCGCTGGTCCAGCTCGCTGCGCCACAACGCCGACATCCGCGCCCACTCGGCCTTGGTCGGCGTCTTGTTCTCCGGCAACGCCGCAAAGGCGGTCGCCACCGCTTCCAGCGGCATGCCCACGCGCTGGGCCACGCGGATCACCGCGAGCCGGCGCAGCACATCGCGCGCGAACCGGCGCTGGTTGCCGGCGGTGCGCAGACTGCGGATCAGCCCCTTGCGTTCATAGAAGTGCAGCGCCGACACCGCCACCCCGCTGCGTTTGGCCACTTCACCCACACTCAGTTCCTGCGCGATCACTGCTTGACCTCAACCATGGTTCAGGTGGCATCCTGCGTGACGCGGGGATGCGCTGCAAGCACACCCTGCCCGTCCGCTGCCTGGTATCCCGCATGTCTTCCGATGTAACCGCCGCCGCCGCGGCCCCTGCCGACGTGCCAACGCCGTCGATCCTGTCGCCCCGCTACCGCGCCACCACCATCGGCATGGTCGCGCTGGTCTCGTTGTATGGCTTCGAAGCGCTGGCCGTGGCCGCCGCCATGCCCACGGTGGCCCACGAACTGGACGGCCTGCGCCTGTACGCGCTGGCCTTCGGCGGGACCCTGGCCACCAGCGTGATCGGCATGACCCTGGCGGGGCGCTGGAGCGATCGGCTGGGGCCGGCGCGGCCGCTGTGGCTGGGCCTGGGCTGCTTCATCGCCGGGCTGCTGCTGGCCGGGTTCGCCCACACCATGCCGCAGCTGGTGCTGGGCCGGCTGCTGCAGGGGCTGGGGGCCGGTGCGGTCTCGGTGTCGCTGTATGTGATGGTCGGGCGCACCTTTCCCGAGTCGATGCGGCCGCGGGTTTTTGCCGCGTTCTCGGCCGGCTGGGTGGTGCCGTCGCTGATCGGGCCTGGCATCAGCGGGCTGATCGTGCAGCACCTGGGCTGGCGCTGGGTGTTCCTGATCGTGCCCCTGCTGGCGGTGCCGGCCGCCCTGCTGATGCGCCCCGCCCTGCGCGACGTGGGCGCGCCGCCGCCGTCGGCACGCAACGATGACCGCGTCATCCGCTGGGCGATCGGGGCCGCCGCCGGGGCCTTGCTGCTGTACATCGGCGGCCAGCAACAGGGCTGGACCGCGTTGGCGATGCTGGCACCGGCACTGGCGCTGTTGGCGCTGTGCAGCTGGAAGCTGCTGCCCACCGGCACGCTGCGGTTGCGCCGGGGGCTGCCCAGCGTGATTGCGCTGCGTGGCATCGCTGCGTCGGCCTTCTTCGGCTGCGAAGCCTTCCTGCCGCTGCTGCTGCAGCGCGAACGCGGGCTGAGCCCGCTGCTGGCCGGGGTGGCGCTGAGCCTGGGCGCGCTGGGCTGGTTCAGCGGCTCGTGGCTGCAGGGCCACCAGCAGCGCGGCTGGACGCGCCAGCAGTTGCTGGTCATCGGCGCGCTGTTGATGTGCGTGGGCATCGTGGCCACGTCGCTGGCGATCCAACCGGCCACGCCGTTGTGGTTCGCGCTGGCCGGCTGGACCCTCACCGGCTTTGGCATGGGCCTGATCTACCCGGCGCTGTCGGTGCTGACCCTGTCGCTGTCGCCGCCCGCGCAGCAGGGTGCCAACACCTCGGCGCTGCAGCTGAGCGAAGCGCTGGGCGTGGCCACCACGCTGGCGATCTCCGGTTCGTTGTTCGCGCTGTTTCTGCAGGGCAACGTGATGCTGGGCTACCTGCTCACCTACGCCATCATGCTGGTGCTGGCCGTGGCCAGCGTGGTCGTCGCCCGGCGGATCTGAACACCGCACGCGCGTCCAGCCGGGCTCTGCCCGGCTGTCTTTTCCCTGATCGTAGCGCCGGGCTCTGCCCGGCTGCATTTCACCGCGAAGGGCAGCGGGGCAGAGCCCCGCTCTACCCGGCTGTCTTTTCCCGCGCGAAGGGCAGCGGGGCAGAGCCCCGCTCTACGGGCGGGTGCATGGCGCCGGGCGGGTGCACTACGCCGATCAGGCCGGTTCACCGGTGGAAGCACATCCACGCCCGCGCCCGCTTTCCGCCGCGCGCGTTTCAGCCGGCCGGTCCCCGCTTCACGGGTGCGTGTCGCCCACTTCCTTCAGGTCTTCGCGCAGGATGCGGCGGATTTCCAGCACGGCCTGCGGGGTTTCCTGCACGCTGTGCCCGGAGATGATCACCTTCTCTGACACCGCCCCGTCCAGGTGCGCGCTCCAGTACGGCACCAGGCCATCGTCGGACTGCTGCAGCGGCACGTCGGGTTTGCGCTGGGCGATGATCGAGTGGTACTTCAGCCCCGGCATGATCGGCAACGCGCCGGCCGCCTTCACGAACGGGTCGCTGGCCTTGAGGTTGTCGATGCTGTTGGGAATCTGCAGCTTGGTCGGCTGCGCCGATTGGCTTTCCGACTGCTGCAGGGCCTGGAACACGTCATCGAACTTGCCCAGGATGGTGATCGGCAGGCGCACCAGGCGCCCGATCAGGCGTCCCACGCGGTTGCCGGCGATGTCGGTGCCTTTGTGCGGGGCGGCGATGAAGATCGCGCGTTCCACGTTCGCCTCGGCGTTGAAATGCAGCAGCGGTCCCAGCTTGGCCTGCACCCGCTTCAGGCGCTCGCCCTTGAGGTCGTAGTTGGCCAGCAGGTCGTTCCACAGCACGTCACCGGAGGACGTCACCAGCAGTCGGGCCAGCACGCCGCCCATGCTGTGGCCGATGAACACCATGTCCTTGGACGCCGGGCTGCTGCCGGTCGGGTCGAAGTGCTTGAGCGTGTTGTCGAACGCCGCGTCGATCTCGAACCGGTTCAACGCAATCGGCGCGTTGGTCGGGTAATACACCTGCCACACCTGGAAGTGCTTGCGCAGCTCGGGGTCGCCCATGATCTCGTTGGCCACGTTCACCCACGCCTCCGGGCTGCTGCCCAGGCCGTGCAGCATGAAGATGATGCGGCGGTTCGGGTCCCACGGCTGCATCAGGTACATGTGCGGTTCGCCAATGCCCTCGCTCAGCCCGAACAGCGTGCGCAGCGACTGCGTGGCAAACCCCGACTGCGCCAGCCACATGCCGTAGGCGGCAGTGAAGTTGCCGGCCAGCGGCACCTTCTCGCCGTGCAGGTCCACGCTTTCGGTGGACTCGGGCGAATACACATCGAACAGCACCTGGGTGGTGTCGAGCACCTGCTGCAGGCTGTCGCCCTTGAAGCGCAGCAGCGCGGTGGCGTTGATCGCCGACATCTCGCTGTACTGCGGAATCTCCGCCTTGGTGCCGTCGGCGGCGGCAATCAGCTTGGGCGGGTCCATCACCACCACCAGCTCGGCACCGAAGCCATCGCGCCGGTAGGTGCTGCGCAGGCCGGCGAAGCTCACCGACGAGGCCGACACCATGCGGGTGGGAATGCTGGGCATGCGCAGTTCGTCGAAGTCCGACGTCAGCGTCCAGCGCTCGCCCGCCACCGGGGCGTTGTAGTCCTCGCCCTCCAGCGCACTCTCGCGGGCGCGTTTGAACACCACCGCCGCAGTCTGCTCGGCGGCGTAGTTGTAGTAGTCGCGCACCTGGGTCTGGCGGTCTTCGAAGGCACGGTCCGACGGCGTGCGCCCGCTGAAGAACAGGTAGGCATAGGCGTAACGCGCCGCTTCCAGCCATGCATCCAGCGCCGCATCGCTCATCGGATGCTTGTCGCGATCCTTCGGCTTGGGGCTCAGCCCCAGCGCGGTTTTCACCCACAGCTCCGACAGCGCCGACAGACGCTGTTCTTCCGGCAGTACCGCGGTGTCTACCAGGGTCTTCTGGCAGGTGACCACGTCCTTGGCGCACAGGTCCTCGTCCAGCCCGACCACGCTCAGGGTTTCCTGCGACGCCGCGCTGAGCTTGCCCGAGGTGAGCACGTCGCCGCGCTTGTTGGCCAGATAGTCGGTGGGCGCGACCTGCTTCATGGTGACCATGGCGCAGCCGCTGGACAGCAGCAGCGACAGCACCACCGCCAGCAGCGGCAGCAGGCGGCGGGGGAACGCGTGGGGCGAGATCATGGTGCGGTTCCTTGGTGCATGCCCGGCACGCCCTGGCGGATCAGCTGCGAGAACGCCGGGTCGTTGCCGGCGGCGCGGGCGCGGTCGGTGATGCGGCCCCGCGCCTTCAGCGTGGCAAAGTCCACGCCGGGGGTGAGCACGCCCAGGTCGCGTGCGTATTCGGCGAAATAGCCCGACACCAGCAGCCGGTAGTCCAGCGGCAGGCCGGGGGCGATCTGCTTGGCCAGCTCATAGACGATGGTGGTGCAGTTGCTGGTCAGGGTGTTGTAGAACGCCGGGGCCGCGTCCAGCTTGCGCGCCTCGCCCAGGTAGGACACGAACAGGCCCTTGAGCTGCTCACGGGTCATGCCCTGCAGGCGGTACAGGTACACGTCTTCGCCCCGCACGTTGCTGCGCACGCGGATGATGTCGGTCTCTTCGGCCGCCACCAGGGTCATTTCGAATTTGCGGAAGAACCCGCCCAGCGCCGAGAACGACTCGCCGCGCTCCTTGCGGATCTCCAGCGAGAACACCAGTTGGCGACCGTCGGCGAAGCCGAAGGAGATCAGCGTGTGGGCGATCATCGGCCCCATCCAGTACGACATCACCAGGTCGGCCGAGCGCAGCTGGTCCAGGTCATAGCTGCGGCGCACCCAGTGCACGTCGTGGTCGTCCTCGCTGCGCCAGGTGAAGGCGCGTACGTTGTCGAGCACCACGTGGGTGCCGTCAAATTCGACCACCTTCAGCCGTTGCGCCACGTCGTCGGCCCACACCCGGTCCTGGCGCGGGGTAAGCAGCAGCCACCAGACGCCGCACAGCACCAGCGCGCCCACGTACACCGCACCCGGCCAGCGCCCTGCCCGCGCACGCGCCACGCCCACCGCCGTGGTCAGCGCAAAGCCCGCCCACGCCGCGATGGCCACCCAGCGCAGCCAGCCCGGTCCGGGCAGCTGGTAGGCCAACAGGCCGGTCACCCACAGCGCTGCGACCAGCATCAACAGCGCCAGCCCCCATCGTCCTGCCTTCTTCACGCGTCGGTCCATCGTTGGTTCGGGGGCGCTAGTTAGCCACAACCGCGGTGTGGGTTACATGTCCGCGTGTTCAGCTTGGGCCGGCGGCATACTGGCGGCGTCCCCATTGCGCACAGGAGGCGCTTGCGATGCCCGGTATTCATTCCATCGGCGGGGTGCCGATCCAGCGCCACCACCTGGCCCGTTGCCACTGCGGCGCGGTGGTCCTGCGCCTGCACCTGCCCGACGGCGTGCTGTCGCCGCGGCGGTGCGACTGCTCGCTGTGCCGGCGCAAGGGCGCCATCGTCGGGTCGGTGAAGCTGGCCGACCTGGAGGTCATCGAAGGCAAGCACGCGCTGCGGCTGTACCAGTTCAACACGCACGTGGCCAAGCACTGGTTCTGCGGCACCTGCGGCATCTACACCCACCACCAGCGGCGCTCATCGCCGGACGAGTACGGCTACAACCTGGGCTGCCTGGACGGGATCAATCCGTATGCGCTGGGCGAGGTGCCGGTGAACGACGGGGTCAACCACCCTGCCGACCGGCCGCCGGCTCAGTGACTGCGTCGCCGCGCCGGGGTACCCACTTTCTGCCAGGGCGCCATGCGGGTGCGGCCCGCGCGTGCAGGCCGCTTCAGCAGCAGCCTGCGCTGGGCGGCATCGGGCAACGGCGGGGGCGTAGCGGCGTCGGGAGCCGGGCGTGCGGGCCAGAGTCGGTCAAGCAACCACATGGCGTTTCTCCGTGGGGGACGGGGACGTGTCACGTTACCGGCGCCCCGGCATAGGCCAGGTGAGGCCGGTACGACAGCCATGTGACGGCCGCGCCGGTCACGTCGTCGGCGCGTGTTCGCACAGGTCACCGACTGGACCATGGCGCTGAACATCACCAACCTCACCGACAAGAAATACTTCGCGCCGTGCCGCAACTTCGGTGACTGCTTCACCGGCAACCCGCGCACGGTCACCGGCACGATCAGCTACCGGTTCTGATCGCCGCCGGTGCCGGCGACCGCCCCAGCAGCGCATGCACCAGCAGCGCGCTGCCGGCGGTGAGCACGGCCAGCCCGCGCAGCAGCGCCACCAGCGCCTCGCTGCTGGCCTGCTGCAGCGCCTGCGGCGGTAGGCCCGGCAGCAGTGCGGTGGCCTGCGCCAGCGACCCGGTGGCCAGGTAGGCGCCGGCCCGCGCCAGCGTGGCGGCCGGCAACCCGCCGTCCACCGCCAACCGCTGCGCCACCAGCATCGCCAGCAACGCAGTGACCGCAGCCAGCGCGATGCCCTCGCCGGCCACCCGCACCGTCCCGAAGATCCCCGCGGCCATGCCCGCGCGCTGCACCGGTACCACGCTCACCGACAAACCATCCATCAGCCCCCACGGCAGCGCGGTGCCCGCGCCGATCAGCAGCAGCGCCGGCCACCACTGCGCGGGTGGTGCGTGCAGCACCTGGCGTGACAGCGCATACAACCCCGCCGCACACACCAGCAGCCCCAGCACGCACAACCGCGCCGCGCCCACCTGTCGCGACCAGCCGGCTGCCAGCATCGGCAGCACCAGCATCGGCGCCGACAACGCCAGCATCTGCAGACCCACCCGGCTCGGCGACTGACCCTGCACCCCGAGCAGGTGCAACGGCAGGACCACCAACAACACTACATAGCCCAGGCAGGTGGCCACCGGCAGCAACTGCACGCCCAGGAAGCGGCGCTGCGCGAACAGCGACAGATCCAGCAGCGGCGGCCGCGCACGTGCTTCCACCCGCACGAACAGCACCAGCAACAGCAGCGTGGCCAGCGCCGCGCCGATCACCTGTGGCGACCCCACCCCGTGCTCGGCCAGCACCAGCAGCATCACCGTCAGCGCGGCCAGCATCAGGCTGAAACAAAGCATGCCGGCCACGTCCAGGCGCGTCGGCGGGCCGCGGCTCTCGTCCAGGTGGCGCAAGGCCAGCGCCCAGCCGGCCAGCGCCAGCACCCCACCACTGGCAAACACCGCGCGCCAGCCCAGCGTCTGCAGCAGCAGGCCGGCCAGCAGCGGCCCCAGCGCCAGCCCCACCCCGAACATCGTGCCCATCAGCGCGAATACCCGCGTACGCGCATGGCCCTCAAAACGCTGCGCCAACGCCGCACTGCCCGACGCCAACGCGGCGGCGGCCGCCACGCCCTGGACGCCACGCGCCAGGTCCAGCGCGCGCAGGTCCGCGGCCACGCACACCGCCAACGTCGCCAGTGCGAAGCCCGCGCTGCCGCACAGGAACAGCCGGCGGCGACCCAACCGGTCCGCCAGCCCCCCGGCGGCCAGCAGCAGGCTGCCGAAGCTGAGCATGAAGGCGTTGGTGACCCATGCAAGCGTGCTCGGCGCGCCCTGGAACCGGCCGGCCAGCGCGGGCACCGCCACCGCACCGGCCGAGAACGACAACGGCAGCGCGAGCGCCACCAGACACACCGCCAGCACGCCCCAGCGCGGATCGCGGCGCAGGTCATCACGGGACAACAAATACATGGTGGTTCCAGACAACAAGGGGAAATTGACGATACAGCGGCGTCTATCCGGCAAAAATGCCCGCCAAGGCATTTGATTACGGACGTTTGTTCCGCAATCATCGCCCCCATGGATTCGCTTACCGCCCTGCTCGCCTTCGTCCGCACCGCCGAAACCGCCAGCTTCGTCGGCGCTGCCCGCAGCCTGGGCCTGTCACCTTCCACGGTCGGCAAGCGCATTGCGCGTCTGGAGCAGCAGTTGGGCGTGCGCCTGTTCCAGCGCACCACGCGGCGGGTGCACCTCACCGAAGAAGGCGAGCTGCTGCTGCAGCGCTGCCGACGCGCGTTGGATGAGCTGTCCGATGTGCAGGCGGACCTGGCCCAGCGCCAGCAATCGCCCCGCGGCCTGCTGCGGGTGGGCCTGCCCACCATTGGCTACCGTTTCCTGCTGCCGCTGTTGCCGCTGTTCCGGCAACGCTATCCGGACGTGCAGCTGGAGCTGGACTTCAATGACCGCCTGGTCGATGTGGTCAGCGAAGGGCTGGACGTGGTGATCCGCAGCGGTGAACTGGCCGACTCCAGCCTGATGGCGCGCCGCCTGGGACCGTTCCACTTCGTGCTGTGCGCCGCGCCGGCGCACCTGCATGCGCACGGGGAACCGGCCACGCTGGCGCAGCTGGCAACGCATCCGGCGGTGCGCTTCCGCTACCCCACCACGGGCAAGCTGCAGCCGTGGTTGCTGCCCGGGCACGAGGGCGATGCCGGCGCCACGCTGGCCACGGTGATGACCTGCAACAACATGGAAGCCCTGCTGGCCGCCGCCATGGGTGGGCTGGGCGTGGCGTGGATGCCCGACTTCCTGGCCGCCGACGCGCTGGCCGACGGCCGGCTGCGGGCGCTGCTGCCCGACCAGCCGCGGCAGCCCGGCCAGTTTTCACTGCTGTGGCCGGGCACGCGGCAGCCCAGCGCGCGCCTGCGGGTGTTCATCGACTTCATGGCCGAGCACCTGTTCAACGCCGCGCCGTCGCCGCCTGCGCCGCGCCCGCGGCGCTGACCGCGCCGGCTGCATCCCGTACCATCGCCCGCATCCCCGCCAGCCCTGCGCCAGCCGAATGCAACGATCCACCCTCAAAGCCTGGTTCCTCGTGCACAAGTGGACCAGCCTGGTCTGTACGGTGTTCCTGCTGCTGTTGTGCCTGACCGGCCTGCCGCTGGTGTTTGGCGAAGAGATCGCCCACCTGGCCGAACCGCACGTGGACGCACCGGCCACCGATGCCGCCCCGCGCGATCTCGACGCACAGGTGCGCACCGCGTTGGCGCAGTACCCGGGCAACGTGCCGCTGTTCGTCGGCTGGGACCCGGACGCACCCACCGTGTACGTCAACACCGGTGCCCGCGCCGACACCCCGCCGCCGCAGATGCAGACCGCGCTGCTGCATGCGATCAGCGGCGAGGTGCTGCCGGCCGCGCAGTTCAACGAAGGGGTGATGTACTTCCTGTATCGCCTGCACACCGACCTGTTCCTGGGCCTGCCCGGCATGCTGTTCATGGGCGCGATGGGCCTGCTGTTCGCCGTGGCGATCATCTCGGGCCTGGTGCTGTATGGCCCGTTCATGCGCAAGCAGCCGTTCGGCACCCTGCGCACCGGGCGCAGCCGCCGCTTGGCCTGGCTGGACCTGCACAACGTGCTGGGCATCGTCACCCTGGGCTGGGCGCTCGTGGTGGGCATCACCGGGGCGATCAACACCATCGCCAAGCCGCTCGAACAAGCTTGGCAAGGTGAACAGCTCGGCGAATTCGCCGCGCGCTACGCCGGTCAGCCACGCCCCACCACGCTGGCCTCGCTGCAGGCCGCGGTGGACACCGCGCGCGCCGCCGAACCAGGCATGCGCCCGGCCTTCGTCAGCTTCCCCGGCACCGGCTACAGCGGCAACCACCACTATGGCGTGTTCATGCAGGGCAACAGCGCACTCACCGAGCGCCTGTACCGCCCGGTGCTGATCGACGCGCAGACCGGCGCGCTCACCGCGCAGCCGCAGCTGCCGCTCTACATGAGCGTGCTGCTGCTCAGCCAGCCGCTGCACTTCGGTGACTACGGCAAGCTGCCGTTGAAAATCCTTTGGGCGCTGCTGGATCTGCTCACGATCGGCGTACTCATCAGCGGCCTGTACCTGTGGTTCAAGCGCGGCAACACCGACGCGCGCGTGAGTGAGATCGAACGCGCCGCACGCACCGGAGCAGCCGAATGAGCCGGCCCTCCTCCGCCCCGCGCAGCCCGTTCGTTGCCCCCGCCTGGATCGCCCTGGCCAGCCTGCTCGGGCTGGTGAGCGCCCTGCTCGGCGATGGCATCTTCGATGTAGTGTCGTGGGTGGTCTTTGCCGGGCTGGTGGCGCTGGCCGTGCGCGCGTGGGTCAAACGCACCCGTTAAACTGTCCGGCCTGCACACCGAAAGGCCACCATGACCATCACCTACCGCAGCGTGCTCAACCACTTGGCCGGCGGCGAACTGGTGGAAGCCATCGAATCGGACGTGAAGCGCTGCGCGCTGCGGGCGCGCCTTGCCCCGG
This is a stretch of genomic DNA from Stenotrophomonas rhizophila. It encodes these proteins:
- a CDS encoding GFA family protein, producing the protein MPGIHSIGGVPIQRHHLARCHCGAVVLRLHLPDGVLSPRRCDCSLCRRKGAIVGSVKLADLEVIEGKHALRLYQFNTHVAKHWFCGTCGIYTHHQRRSSPDEYGYNLGCLDGINPYALGEVPVNDGVNHPADRPPAQ
- a CDS encoding TonB-dependent receptor yields the protein MFAQVTDWTMALNITNLTDKKYFAPCRNFGDCFTGNPRTVTGTISYRF
- a CDS encoding MFS transporter, with the protein product MYLLSRDDLRRDPRWGVLAVCLVALALPLSFSAGAVAVPALAGRFQGAPSTLAWVTNAFMLSFGSLLLAAGGLADRLGRRRLFLCGSAGFALATLAVCVAADLRALDLARGVQGVAAAAALASGSAALAQRFEGHARTRVFALMGTMFGVGLALGPLLAGLLLQTLGWRAVFASGGVLALAGWALALRHLDESRGPPTRLDVAGMLCFSLMLAALTVMLLVLAEHGVGSPQVIGAALATLLLLVLFVRVEARARPPLLDLSLFAQRRFLGVQLLPVATCLGYVVLLVVLPLHLLGVQGQSPSRVGLQMLALSAPMLVLPMLAAGWSRQVGAARLCVLGLLVCAAGLYALSRQVLHAPPAQWWPALLLIGAGTALPWGLMDGLSVSVVPVQRAGMAAGIFGTVRVAGEGIALAAVTALLAMLVAQRLAVDGGLPAATLARAGAYLATGSLAQATALLPGLPPQALQQASSEALVALLRGLAVLTAGSALLVHALLGRSPAPAAIRTGS
- a CDS encoding LysR family transcriptional regulator; the protein is MDSLTALLAFVRTAETASFVGAARSLGLSPSTVGKRIARLEQQLGVRLFQRTTRRVHLTEEGELLLQRCRRALDELSDVQADLAQRQQSPRGLLRVGLPTIGYRFLLPLLPLFRQRYPDVQLELDFNDRLVDVVSEGLDVVIRSGELADSSLMARRLGPFHFVLCAAPAHLHAHGEPATLAQLATHPAVRFRYPTTGKLQPWLLPGHEGDAGATLATVMTCNNMEALLAAAMGGLGVAWMPDFLAADALADGRLRALLPDQPRQPGQFSLLWPGTRQPSARLRVFIDFMAEHLFNAAPSPPAPRPRR
- a CDS encoding PepSY-associated TM helix domain-containing protein, with the protein product MQRSTLKAWFLVHKWTSLVCTVFLLLLCLTGLPLVFGEEIAHLAEPHVDAPATDAAPRDLDAQVRTALAQYPGNVPLFVGWDPDAPTVYVNTGARADTPPPQMQTALLHAISGEVLPAAQFNEGVMYFLYRLHTDLFLGLPGMLFMGAMGLLFAVAIISGLVLYGPFMRKQPFGTLRTGRSRRLAWLDLHNVLGIVTLGWALVVGITGAINTIAKPLEQAWQGEQLGEFAARYAGQPRPTTLASLQAAVDTARAAEPGMRPAFVSFPGTGYSGNHHYGVFMQGNSALTERLYRPVLIDAQTGALTAQPQLPLYMSVLLLSQPLHFGDYGKLPLKILWALLDLLTIGVLISGLYLWFKRGNTDARVSEIERAARTGAAE